A single region of the Acinetobacter sp. WCHA45 genome encodes:
- a CDS encoding ThiF family adenylyltransferase, with translation MTDLLIPNDEYDRRFAGVAKIYGDRAFSHYEHSHVMVIGIGGVGSWAVEALARTGIGELTLVDMDVVAASNINRQLPAMSSTLGQEKIEVMAERCRQINPRMKVNVIDDYLMPDNVKEILNPVPSIVLDCIDDVKAKLALMLHCRFNKIPLIVSGGAGGKLDPLKIRVADLSKTEQDPMLAKLRTQLRSKGICKKPKEKFGITCVYSIDNPFSSADVCPSAGLRCGGYGSAVVVTSSFAMVAVAEVLKKLDAKKPKT, from the coding sequence ATGACCGACTTATTAATTCCAAATGACGAATATGACCGCCGTTTTGCTGGTGTCGCCAAAATTTATGGAGATCGTGCATTTTCGCATTATGAACACAGTCATGTCATGGTGATTGGGATTGGTGGTGTTGGCAGTTGGGCGGTTGAGGCACTGGCACGTACAGGGATTGGTGAATTGACTTTGGTCGATATGGATGTGGTAGCAGCATCCAATATTAACCGTCAATTGCCAGCGATGAGCTCAACACTCGGACAAGAAAAAATTGAAGTGATGGCGGAGCGTTGTCGCCAGATCAATCCACGCATGAAAGTAAACGTGATTGATGATTATCTGATGCCTGATAATGTCAAAGAGATTCTAAACCCAGTACCAAGCATTGTTTTGGATTGCATCGATGATGTCAAAGCCAAACTTGCCTTGATGCTGCATTGCCGCTTTAACAAAATCCCGTTGATTGTTTCGGGAGGAGCGGGTGGCAAACTCGACCCACTGAAGATTCGCGTGGCAGATTTGTCCAAGACCGAACAAGACCCAATGTTGGCAAAGTTACGTACTCAGCTGCGTTCAAAAGGGATTTGTAAAAAACCAAAAGAGAAATTCGGAATCACTTGCGTGTATTCGATTGATAATCCATTTTCCAGTGCAGATGTATGTCCAAGCGCAGGTTTACGTTGTGGCGGCTATGGTTCTGCGGTGGTGGTGACGTCAAGCTTTGCGATGGTGGCGGTGGCTGAAGTGCTGAAAAAATTAGATGCTAAAAAGCCTAAAACATAA
- a CDS encoding TatD family hydrolase — MQLFDTHTHFDVADFDLDRQHLAEQAKQVAVDALVLIGFVESRFDDLIQTHQQLQYWENVPSSYLAPGLHPFYIEQHQPEHLQLLEQVLEQHDCVAVGEIGLDTFLKQHKQPELFAKQQHYFNAQLELATHYQKPVLLHIRKAHAETLAILKAQKFKLGGIAHAFSGGVEEAKALVKLGFKIGVTGQITNPNAKRLHQVVQAIGSENLVIETDCPDMTPLCCQTSTEHRTRNTPVNLPYVLEGLSQVLNMESEKLAQRLWENSLHALNLSVNHKGI, encoded by the coding sequence ATGCAACTGTTCGATACCCATACCCATTTTGATGTTGCCGATTTTGATCTTGATCGGCAACATCTGGCTGAACAAGCAAAACAGGTTGCGGTCGATGCTTTGGTGTTAATTGGTTTTGTTGAATCCCGATTCGATGATCTGATTCAAACTCATCAACAATTACAATATTGGGAAAATGTGCCAAGCTCTTATCTTGCCCCAGGCTTGCATCCTTTTTATATCGAACAACATCAGCCAGAACATTTACAGCTGCTTGAGCAAGTCTTAGAACAGCATGACTGTGTGGCTGTAGGTGAAATTGGTTTAGATACTTTTTTAAAACAACATAAACAGCCTGAGCTTTTTGCCAAACAGCAGCATTATTTTAATGCCCAACTTGAACTGGCAACGCATTATCAAAAACCTGTGTTGCTGCATATTCGTAAGGCCCATGCCGAAACCCTTGCTATTTTAAAGGCGCAGAAATTCAAATTGGGTGGTATTGCCCATGCGTTTAGTGGTGGAGTCGAAGAAGCCAAGGCATTGGTTAAACTGGGCTTTAAAATTGGGGTGACAGGACAAATCACCAATCCAAATGCCAAAAGGCTGCATCAAGTAGTGCAGGCGATTGGCAGTGAAAATTTGGTGATTGAAACAGATTGTCCAGATATGACCCCGTTGTGTTGCCAAACTTCGACCGAGCATCGCACCCGTAATACGCCTGTGAATTTACCTTATGTATTAGAGGGGTTAAGCCAAGTTCTCAATATGGAATCTGAAAAATTAGCTCAAAGGCTATGGGAGAATAGTTTACATGCTTTAAATCTGTCCGTTAATCATAAGGGTATTTAA
- a CDS encoding RsiV family protein yields the protein MKAFYKYSILAGAILLAACQPKSEPKESQDKPTDPPVVQQTAEPILRGETVKLQVNLPECKGNTCPDFTVERLQSNFPFIDQLLDQQILDQLSKMLDVVDADASAASTAKTTEQKIGLDAQAQAYANAFVKIDEELKALSSSHQISLMIKPKILQSKGKLATVVLNSSSYLGGAHGSTSQRYYNFDLANQKQIQLRDLLLPKQKATLDKLAHDAFKVWIVDTKLANNPEEYEQAWPFKVTDNFLLGEQGLILQYAEYEIGPYVVGLPRLVIPFTELQGVLKPEYLPKIDTPAASTPAASTPSQS from the coding sequence ATGAAAGCATTTTATAAATATAGCATTCTTGCAGGTGCCATTTTGCTTGCTGCTTGCCAGCCGAAATCAGAGCCGAAAGAATCACAGGATAAACCGACAGATCCGCCAGTGGTACAGCAAACTGCTGAGCCAATTCTGCGTGGTGAAACCGTGAAATTGCAGGTAAATTTACCTGAATGTAAAGGCAATACCTGTCCAGATTTTACCGTTGAACGATTACAAAGTAATTTCCCGTTCATTGACCAGTTACTGGATCAACAGATTCTCGATCAACTGAGTAAAATGCTCGATGTCGTTGATGCTGATGCTTCAGCAGCATCTACAGCAAAAACGACTGAGCAAAAAATAGGTTTAGATGCTCAGGCACAAGCCTATGCTAATGCGTTTGTGAAGATTGATGAAGAGTTAAAAGCGCTCAGTAGTAGTCATCAGATCAGTTTGATGATTAAGCCTAAAATTTTACAATCGAAAGGCAAGCTAGCAACTGTAGTCTTAAATAGCAGCAGTTATTTGGGTGGAGCACATGGTTCAACCTCTCAACGTTACTATAACTTTGATTTAGCGAACCAAAAACAGATTCAATTGCGTGACCTATTATTACCGAAGCAAAAAGCAACTTTGGACAAGCTGGCGCATGATGCATTCAAGGTCTGGATTGTAGACACCAAACTTGCCAATAACCCTGAGGAATATGAGCAGGCTTGGCCGTTTAAGGTCACTGACAACTTCCTGTTGGGTGAGCAGGGCTTAATTCTGCAATATGCTGAATATGAAATTGGTCCTTATGTCGTCGGTTTGCCGCGGTTAGTGATTCCATTTACTGAATTGCAGGGTGTTTTAAAACCTGAATATCTACCAAAAATAGATACGCCCGCAGCATCTACGCCTGCTGCAAGTACGCCAAGTCAAAGTTAA
- a CDS encoding peptide chain release factor 3, whose protein sequence is MFKDELAKQVKVRRTFAIISHPDAGKTTMTEKLLLWGKAIQVAGMVKSRKSDRAATSDWMEMEKERGISITTSVMQFPYKKHTINLLDTPGHEDFSEDTYRTLTAVDSALMVIDGAKGVEERTIKLMEVCRMRDTPIISFVNKMDREIREPLELLDEIENVLNIRCVPITWPLGMGRDFAGVYNLLENKLYVYKAGFGSTITDIEVRDGYDHADIREKVGELAWASFEESLELVQMANEPLDRELFLQGKQTPVLFGTALGNFAVDHVLDAFINWAPEPKAHPTQERTVDANEEGFTGFVFKIQANMDPKHRDRIAFMRICSGKYEKGLKMNHVRIGKDVRISDALTFLAGEREHLEEAWPGDIIGLHNHGTIQIGDTFTSGEKLHFTGIPHFAPEMFRRVRLRDPLKSKQLQKGLKELSEEGATQVFMPQISNDLIVGAVGVLQFDVVAYRLKEEYKVDCIYEPVSVHTVRWVHCDDEKILNEFKKKAHDQLSVDGGGHLTYLAPSRVNLQLMQERWPDIQFRNTREH, encoded by the coding sequence ATGTTTAAAGATGAATTAGCTAAGCAGGTAAAGGTTCGTAGGACTTTTGCTATTATTTCCCACCCCGATGCGGGTAAAACCACGATGACCGAAAAACTTCTGTTATGGGGTAAAGCTATTCAGGTTGCTGGAATGGTTAAAAGTCGTAAGTCGGATCGTGCAGCGACATCTGACTGGATGGAAATGGAAAAAGAACGTGGAATCTCGATTACCACCTCAGTGATGCAGTTTCCCTATAAAAAGCACACCATCAACCTTCTCGATACCCCGGGACATGAAGACTTCTCGGAAGATACCTATCGTACTTTGACTGCTGTTGACTCTGCATTAATGGTGATCGATGGTGCGAAAGGTGTCGAAGAACGAACCATTAAATTGATGGAAGTGTGTCGTATGCGCGATACACCGATCATTTCATTTGTGAACAAAATGGACCGCGAAATCCGCGAGCCGTTAGAGTTACTGGATGAAATTGAAAATGTCCTCAATATCCGTTGTGTACCGATTACATGGCCTTTAGGTATGGGACGTGACTTTGCTGGAGTTTACAATTTGCTAGAAAACAAATTGTATGTCTATAAAGCTGGTTTCGGTTCAACCATTACGGACATTGAAGTACGTGATGGTTATGATCATGCAGACATTCGTGAGAAAGTTGGTGAGTTGGCATGGGCTTCTTTCGAGGAATCGCTCGAATTGGTTCAAATGGCAAATGAGCCGCTGGATCGTGAATTATTCTTACAAGGTAAACAAACGCCAGTACTTTTTGGTACAGCATTAGGTAACTTTGCTGTTGATCATGTGCTTGATGCATTTATCAATTGGGCACCAGAACCTAAAGCGCATCCAACTCAAGAGCGAACTGTAGATGCCAACGAAGAAGGATTTACAGGCTTTGTATTTAAAATCCAAGCCAATATGGATCCGAAACACCGTGACCGTATTGCCTTTATGCGTATTTGTTCAGGTAAATATGAAAAAGGTTTAAAAATGAATCATGTGCGTATAGGTAAAGATGTACGTATTAGTGATGCATTAACCTTCCTTGCAGGTGAGCGCGAGCATCTTGAAGAAGCTTGGCCTGGAGACATTATTGGTTTGCATAACCACGGTACCATCCAGATCGGTGATACATTTACCAGCGGTGAAAAACTTCATTTCACGGGTATTCCACACTTTGCACCTGAAATGTTCCGCCGAGTTCGTTTACGTGATCCTCTTAAATCTAAGCAATTGCAAAAAGGTTTGAAAGAATTATCTGAAGAAGGTGCAACACAGGTATTTATGCCTCAAATTAGTAATGACTTGATCGTTGGTGCAGTCGGTGTGTTACAGTTTGATGTGGTCGCTTATCGTTTGAAAGAAGAATATAAAGTTGACTGTATTTATGAGCCTGTCAGTGTGCATACGGTACGTTGGGTTCATTGTGATGATGAAAAAATTCTGAATGAGTTCAAGAAAAAAGCGCATGATCAGTTATCGGTAGATGGCGGCGGTCATCTGACTTATCTTGCACCAAGCCGTGTAAACTTGCAGTTAATGCAAGAACGCTGGCCAGATATTCAGTTCCGTAACACGCGAGAACACTAA
- a CDS encoding Fic family protein — MKYQPPYTITSKIIHLIAQISENIGRLTVLEEIQNSLKLRKANRIRTIQGSLAIEGNTLSTEQITAILNGKTVIAPLKEVQEVRNAIKAYEAFQQWNPSQEADLLQAHQILMTGLIDEVGQYRHGGVGVMSGDRVVHMAPPANQINRLMADLLDWLNDSEEHPLIQSSVFHYEFEFIHPFADGNGRMGRLWQTLILSRWNPIFANIPVESLIYQNQKAYYEALQASTDRTDSAPFIEFILQMILDAILSSTDTAQDSDHVTAQAGVQVSDQVQRLISAMKQEDYTLAELMQLVGLTHRATFQKNYLNPAIEAGLIERTIPNKPKSPKQKYRLSV; from the coding sequence ATGAAATACCAACCGCCTTATACCATCACATCAAAAATTATCCATCTAATTGCACAGATCAGTGAGAATATAGGGCGCTTGACCGTTTTAGAAGAAATCCAAAATAGTCTTAAGCTAAGGAAGGCTAATCGTATCCGCACGATTCAAGGCTCACTTGCGATTGAAGGGAACACTTTAAGTACCGAACAGATCACGGCGATCCTTAATGGTAAGACAGTAATTGCACCTCTGAAAGAAGTTCAGGAAGTTCGTAATGCCATTAAAGCCTATGAAGCCTTTCAGCAATGGAATCCGAGTCAAGAAGCAGACTTGTTACAAGCGCATCAAATTTTAATGACAGGCTTGATTGATGAGGTTGGTCAATATCGTCATGGTGGTGTCGGTGTGATGTCAGGTGATCGAGTGGTGCATATGGCTCCACCTGCGAATCAGATTAACCGTTTGATGGCTGATTTACTTGATTGGTTAAATGATAGCGAAGAGCATCCTCTTATTCAAAGCTCAGTCTTCCACTATGAATTTGAGTTTATCCATCCATTTGCTGATGGTAATGGGCGAATGGGTCGGCTCTGGCAAACTTTAATATTGAGTCGTTGGAATCCAATTTTTGCCAATATCCCTGTTGAAAGCCTGATCTACCAAAATCAAAAAGCCTATTATGAGGCTTTACAAGCAAGTACCGACCGAACAGACTCAGCCCCTTTTATAGAATTCATTTTACAGATGATTTTAGATGCAATCCTGAGTTCAACTGATACCGCTCAAGATAGTGATCATGTTACCGCTCAAGCTGGCGTACAAGTGAGCGATCAAGTTCAGCGTTTAATTTCGGCAATGAAGCAAGAAGACTATACTTTGGCTGAGTTGATGCAATTGGTCGGATTGACTCATCGAGCAACGTTCCAAAAGAATTACTTGAACCCTGCTATAGAAGCTGGCTTGATTGAGCGTACAATCCCAAATAAACCGAAGAGTCCGAAGCAAAAGTATAGATTGAGTGTATAA
- a CDS encoding DUF6035 family protein, whose product MKLIHIIDTDQNIWIDVDVFFQQSEMELTQWRSKIREQYKRNKTKPHFTCAWCQSPVTLARRTDHMQINTSATFFFRHIPELENNPNFKCPVKHIKQLSEQEKTALKYQIAKETQQHKLLKENIYKSLQVDESFSDIHIEQVRKSIDLKQWRRPDVSSLYKKQLVVFEGQLSTTFLNVIIDRKIFYQDNNACLLWIFNHFEPTEKAKKQSMQDIYYNNNANAFVVNDSTVAQSIKTKVFTLECHYLKPEIKNNQIINQWNTEFVEFQNLVQNEATKQIYFFDYEAEYQKLKQKLGLRHSYLQESKNQKDKLKVQKYIESLEQVDLDTKVPSKTKSELLVEFTKLWIKTHYLTDNQFNYEWFSIRKELELMGISTPKYLLHAPYKTVVNSILSAKFGYAVGNNINDMISVAHNLMEHHPAYIKHFMLTLKVTEKPNLLNERDSSGKWQERYKKYTQQPESTKLYKHDLNQFIEFLVPEFEGRLISWGESSAAYSNAQFSGVSQK is encoded by the coding sequence ATGAAGTTAATTCATATCATTGATACCGATCAAAATATTTGGATTGATGTTGATGTATTCTTTCAACAATCTGAAATGGAACTTACACAATGGCGTAGTAAAATAAGAGAGCAATATAAAAGGAATAAAACCAAGCCTCATTTTACATGTGCTTGGTGTCAATCACCTGTAACCCTCGCTAGACGTACAGATCACATGCAGATCAACACTTCGGCAACATTCTTTTTCAGACATATTCCTGAGTTGGAAAATAACCCAAACTTCAAGTGTCCTGTAAAGCATATTAAACAGCTATCGGAGCAAGAAAAAACTGCTTTAAAGTATCAGATTGCGAAAGAAACCCAACAACATAAATTGCTAAAAGAGAATATATATAAGAGTCTGCAAGTGGATGAATCTTTTAGTGATATTCATATTGAACAAGTTCGTAAAAGCATTGATCTAAAGCAATGGCGTAGACCAGATGTATCTTCATTATATAAAAAGCAATTAGTTGTTTTTGAAGGACAACTTTCTACAACTTTTTTGAATGTGATTATTGATCGTAAGATTTTTTATCAAGATAACAATGCTTGCTTACTGTGGATTTTTAATCATTTTGAACCAACAGAAAAAGCGAAGAAGCAGTCAATGCAAGATATTTACTACAACAATAATGCAAATGCATTTGTAGTGAATGATTCTACAGTCGCTCAATCAATTAAAACAAAAGTTTTTACTTTAGAGTGTCATTATTTAAAGCCTGAAATAAAGAATAATCAAATCATTAATCAGTGGAATACTGAGTTCGTCGAATTCCAAAACTTAGTCCAGAACGAAGCTACAAAGCAAATATACTTTTTTGATTATGAAGCTGAATATCAAAAGCTAAAGCAAAAATTAGGCTTACGACATAGTTATTTACAAGAGAGTAAGAATCAAAAAGATAAACTAAAAGTTCAGAAATATATCGAATCACTAGAACAGGTTGATCTTGATACAAAAGTTCCATCAAAAACTAAATCTGAATTATTGGTCGAGTTCACTAAACTATGGATAAAAACTCATTACCTTACCGACAATCAATTCAACTATGAGTGGTTTTCTATTCGTAAAGAGCTTGAGCTAATGGGAATTAGTACTCCTAAATATCTTTTACATGCGCCCTATAAAACAGTGGTTAACTCAATTTTAAGTGCAAAATTTGGCTATGCTGTAGGTAATAATATTAACGATATGATTAGTGTGGCTCATAACTTGATGGAACATCATCCAGCTTACATAAAGCATTTTATGCTTACTTTGAAAGTAACTGAAAAACCTAACTTATTGAATGAGAGAGATAGTTCGGGTAAATGGCAAGAACGCTATAAAAAATATACCCAACAGCCTGAAAGCACTAAGCTATACAAGCATGATTTAAATCAATTTATTGAGTTTTTAGTGCCAGAATTTGAGGGGCGGTTGATTTCTTGGGGGGAAAGTAGTGCAGCTTATTCTAATGCACAATTTAGTGGAGTTAGCCAAAAATGA
- a CDS encoding DEAD/DEAH box helicase family protein, producing MTAYIAKEYQDQVLDSVKAYFQVCHEFANASTAFYVTTERLWGKGQAYNALNGFNSEMPYFCLRVPTGGGKTWLASKSVALINKHFLRVAQSIILWLVPSKTIREQTITALKNKQHPYSSALREAGEVTVMDIEEAKSITRSTLLTSTVVIVATRQAFQVEEEESRKVYQNNGALMHHFEHLTEEQKSELLTEGEGSDLIVPNSLANVLRLHRPFIIVDEAHNSRTELAFDMLARFKPSGIMELTATPDTVRTPTNVLHSVSAAELKAEQMIKLPIVLETESNWQQCLAYAIHKRESLEHIALEEQRQGFEYLRPIVLIQAEAKSKVRETLDIYAVLNELENNQNIPREQIALATGDEKELEEITAKYPKGILDKACKIKYVITQKALAEGWDCPFAYILVSMASVQSSTAVEQLLGRILRQPNASHRQSEQLNQSYAYVVSKSFSDTAETLRDSLVEGAGFDTKEAAEFVKAGTGEQARLDFGNSKIIVKPITIPLPEKPDLKSVTPTVKKKVEWNNKTNELTIITPLTKEETVELTKTVSQLESVQQIEKGAEISRQSIEYFQTPAELGKEFKVPLLALSVQGELQLFDDPEVLEYPWNLTTVDAKVLHDDISILNSAYASNDFGTLDIDETKGKVKVTFLPKLQRDLGLVYKPENWDEVKLATWLCKNILEESLTHEAKRNFVLAWLNDLLSKDDFDLARTNTQKYIIRQLIEKRINILRKEAVNDAYQNFLFGNDEFHQITVSNEQEYQFNFHPNVYAPSRDDNGEYGYYAFNKHYYGRIGAFDSGEEFACACWLDQQAVKGNIEFWVRNLVRKEGCSFYLQKGNGRFYPDFICKLPNGKILVVEYKGADKWEAAKDDRQIGELWANLSEGQCKFIMIKDKRFDLIESLLS from the coding sequence ATGACTGCGTATATTGCTAAAGAATATCAAGATCAAGTATTAGACAGTGTAAAAGCGTATTTTCAAGTCTGTCATGAGTTTGCAAACGCATCTACGGCCTTTTATGTGACTACAGAACGATTGTGGGGTAAGGGGCAAGCCTATAATGCATTAAATGGGTTTAATAGTGAGATGCCTTATTTTTGTTTACGTGTGCCGACGGGTGGGGGAAAGACATGGTTGGCAAGTAAAAGTGTAGCATTAATAAATAAACATTTTTTGAGAGTAGCTCAAAGTATCATCTTGTGGTTAGTTCCAAGTAAGACGATACGTGAACAAACTATTACTGCTTTAAAAAATAAACAGCATCCATATTCATCAGCATTACGTGAAGCAGGTGAAGTCACAGTCATGGATATTGAAGAAGCAAAAAGCATTACTCGTTCAACGCTTTTAACTTCAACAGTTGTTATAGTTGCTACACGCCAAGCTTTTCAAGTAGAAGAAGAAGAAAGTAGAAAAGTTTATCAAAATAATGGTGCGCTAATGCATCATTTTGAGCATCTAACAGAGGAACAAAAGTCAGAATTATTAACAGAGGGAGAAGGGAGTGATCTAATAGTTCCAAATTCTTTAGCTAACGTTCTTAGATTACATCGCCCTTTTATTATTGTTGATGAAGCACATAATAGTCGTACTGAACTTGCTTTTGATATGTTAGCTCGTTTTAAGCCAAGTGGCATTATGGAGCTTACAGCAACACCAGACACAGTGAGAACTCCAACCAATGTTTTACATAGCGTCTCTGCTGCTGAATTAAAAGCAGAACAAATGATTAAATTGCCGATTGTTTTAGAAACAGAATCAAATTGGCAACAATGCTTAGCATATGCGATTCATAAAAGAGAGTCTTTAGAACATATAGCGTTAGAAGAACAGAGACAGGGTTTTGAATATCTGAGACCGATAGTACTTATTCAGGCTGAAGCAAAAAGTAAAGTTCGTGAAACATTGGATATTTATGCTGTACTTAATGAACTAGAAAATAATCAGAATATTCCAAGAGAGCAGATCGCTCTTGCTACAGGAGATGAGAAAGAACTTGAAGAAATTACAGCAAAATATCCTAAAGGAATTTTAGATAAGGCTTGTAAAATTAAGTATGTAATTACTCAAAAAGCTTTAGCTGAGGGTTGGGATTGCCCATTTGCTTATATTTTAGTGAGTATGGCTTCTGTGCAATCAAGTACAGCAGTTGAGCAATTATTAGGGCGTATTCTTAGACAGCCAAATGCATCACATAGACAGAGTGAACAGTTAAATCAATCTTATGCTTATGTTGTATCAAAAAGTTTTTCTGACACAGCTGAAACTTTGAGAGATAGCCTAGTTGAAGGGGCTGGTTTTGATACTAAAGAAGCGGCTGAATTTGTTAAAGCAGGTACGGGTGAGCAAGCTCGTTTGGACTTTGGAAATTCTAAAATTATTGTGAAACCAATAACAATTCCGTTACCTGAAAAGCCAGATTTAAAGTCTGTTACACCTACGGTAAAAAAGAAAGTAGAATGGAATAATAAAACCAATGAATTGACGATTATTACCCCGTTGACTAAAGAAGAGACTGTGGAACTAACGAAAACTGTTTCACAACTAGAGTCAGTGCAGCAGATTGAGAAAGGGGCCGAGATTAGCCGTCAATCTATCGAATATTTTCAGACACCTGCGGAATTGGGTAAAGAGTTTAAAGTCCCACTACTAGCATTATCGGTTCAGGGCGAGCTTCAATTATTTGATGATCCAGAAGTTCTTGAATATCCTTGGAATTTAACAACAGTAGATGCAAAAGTTTTGCATGATGATATTTCAATTTTAAATTCAGCTTATGCTTCAAATGATTTTGGAACTTTAGATATTGATGAGACTAAAGGCAAGGTAAAAGTTACTTTTCTTCCAAAACTTCAGAGAGATTTAGGTTTGGTGTATAAACCTGAAAATTGGGATGAAGTCAAATTAGCAACTTGGTTATGTAAGAATATCTTAGAAGAATCGTTAACTCATGAGGCTAAACGAAATTTTGTTCTTGCGTGGCTAAATGATTTGTTAAGTAAAGATGATTTTGATTTGGCTCGAACAAATACTCAGAAATATATAATTCGTCAGTTGATTGAAAAAAGAATTAATATTTTACGAAAGGAAGCTGTTAATGATGCTTACCAAAATTTCTTATTTGGCAATGATGAGTTTCATCAAATAACAGTCTCAAACGAACAAGAATATCAGTTTAATTTCCATCCAAATGTTTATGCACCTTCTCGCGATGATAATGGTGAATACGGATATTATGCATTTAACAAACATTACTATGGCCGTATTGGGGCTTTTGATAGTGGTGAAGAGTTTGCTTGTGCATGTTGGTTGGATCAGCAAGCAGTTAAAGGAAATATTGAGTTTTGGGTGAGAAACTTAGTTCGTAAAGAAGGCTGTTCTTTTTACTTGCAAAAGGGAAATGGTCGCTTCTATCCAGATTTTATATGTAAACTACCTAATGGAAAAATTTTAGTGGTTGAATATAAAGGGGCTGATAAGTGGGAAGCTGCTAAGGATGATCGCCAAATTGGGGAGCTATGGGCTAATTTATCAGAAGGACAATGTAAATTCATTATGATTAAAGATAAGCGCTTCGATCTGATTGAGAGCTTGTTAAGCTAA